AGGTATTCCAACCCTACAAACGGGTGTGTTTGGCGGTATTATCATGGGGGCTGTAGCCGCATGGTGTTACAACAAGTATTATAATATTACTTTGCCAGCATTTTTAGGATTCTTCGCAGGTAAACGTTTCGTACCAATTGCGACATCAGTAGCTGCAATTATTGTAGGTATTGTATTAAGTTGGATATGGCCACCTATTCAAACGGGATTAAATGACTTATCTAACTTCTTACTAACGAAGAACTTAGTTTTAACAACATTTATTTTCGGGGTTATAGAACGTTCATTAATTCCATTTGGATTGCATCATATTTTCTATGCACCATTCTGGTTCGAATTTGGACATTATACAAATCATGCTGGAGAACTCGTACGTGGTGACCAACGTATTTGGATGGCGCAATTAAAAGATGGCGTACCATTTACTGCAGGAACATTTACAACTGGTAAATATCCATTCATGATGTTTGGTTTACCAGCTGCAGCATTTGCAATTTATAAAAATGCACGTCCAGAACGTAAAAAAATCGTTGGTGGTTTAATGCTATCAGCAGGTTTAACAGCATTCTTAACAGGGATTACAGAACCACTTGAGTTCTCATTCTTATTTGTAGCACCATTATTATATGCGATTCACGTCGTATTAGCAGGATCTTCATTCTTAATCATGCATTTATTAGATGTAAAAATTGGTATGACATTCTCAGGTGGATTTATCGACTATGTATTATTCGGTTTATTAAACTGGGATAAAACACATGCATTACTAGTGATTCCAGTTGGTATCGTATACGCAGTTGTGTATTACTTCTTATTCGACTTTGCAATCCGTAAATTCAACTTAAAAACACCAGGTAGAGAAGATAAAGAGCAAGAGGTCAGAGATTCAAGTGTCGCTAAATTACCATTTGATGTTTTAGATGCAATGGGTGGTAAAGATAATATCAAACACTTAGACGCATGTATTACACGTTTAAGAGTTGAAGTAAATGATAAAGCTAAAGTAGATGTTCCAGGATTAAAAGCATTAGGTGCTTCTGGTGTACTTGAAGTTGGTAATAACATGCAAGCGATTTTTGGTCCGAAATCAGACCAAATTAAACATGATATGGCGAAAATCATGAATGGTGAAATTACTAAACCAAGTGAAACGACTGTAACTGAGGAAGACTCTGAAGAACCAGTTCATGTAGAAGATATTAAAGAAAGTGAAATTTACGCACCAGGTGTTGGTCAAATTGTTCCATTATCTGACGTACCTGATAAAGTATTTTCAGAAAAAATGATGGGCGACGGTGTTGGATTTATTCCTGAAAAAGGTGAAATTGTAGCACCATTCGATGGTACTGTTAAAACAATCTTCCCAACAAAACATGCCATTGGTTTAGAATCAGATACAGGTATTGAATTATTGATTCATATCGGTATTGATACAGTTAAACTAGATGGAGAAGGTTTCGAAAGTTTAGTTAAAGCAGATGATAAAGTAACACAAGGACAACCGTTAATGAAAGTGAACTTAGCATATCTTAAAGAACATGCACCAAGTGTTGTAACACCGTTAGTAATTACTAATTTAGGTGATCAAACATTAACAGTTGAAAAGACAAGCAGTGTTGAACCAAGCCAACGCATTATGAAAGTTAAATAGCTATATATAAGTGCACATTTTAAATTTTTAAAATGTGCACTTTTTTAATAGGGTTGACATGTATATTAATAACTAGCAGTATAAAATTGTATAGTACATAATATGTTTAATACTGTTGGAGGTTCAAAGTATGATTGATTCCAAAATGAATAAGAAAGATAATGTAAGACATAATGGGAATAAAATGATGAATATATTCATTATCATTGTTTTGACAATCGTGATACAAATTCCTGCAGCCATGTCTATTATTGCACTGCCTTTTTCATTAAAACTCAATGATTGGTATACTATCGCTTTAAGTATGCTTATTCTTGGTTTAGCGTTATTTATTGTCTGGGCAATAAGGTCGTATTACTTATTTCGTACATATGAAAACCAATATCTTAAAATGACTATGAAAGATGTCTTGAAAAATATTACCTTCTTTATTCTAGCTATTATTTGTAGCATAACTAGTAATGCTTTAATGTTCATTTTTATTGGTGATTCAGGAACCAAAAATGAAAAAATGATTGATGAGAGTCTCGATTCATTAATGGATAAAAGTCATTTACCTCATCTTTCTATTGTATTAGTAACAATATTATGTCTGTGTTTCATAGGCCCTTACCTTGAAGAACTCGTTTTTCGAGGGATTTTTAAAGAAACCTTATTTATGAAAAGCCGATTTTGGTTACCTTTAATCATTTCGTCTGTAGTGTTTAGCTCACAACATTTATCAACAAATATATTCTCATTTGGATTATATTTCTTAATGGGATGTGTGCTTTATGTCGCTTATGATAGAAGACGAAATATTAAAGATAGCATGATGGTACATATGTTAAACAATTCTATTACGACAATTCCTTTGTTTTTAGTATACTTATATATTTACTTTAAATAATAGCGATTTATCTTTTCTAATAAATTAGAAATTACTTTAACTTAATAGGTATAATTTAAAAGGGTTCTATTATAGATTAAATGTGTCATCAATAATAGGATTTTTTATTTTTAAGATTTAAGATAAAAAGAAAAAAATTAAGTTTATGTAATATTATTTTCAATTAATAATTTAATTGTTTTATGATTAGTTGCATCTCATAATGAAATTATCAGTTATTGAACAATTCTTGTACCCTTAAATTTAGGTTTATAATTTAATATCAGAAAACATTGTAGAAAAATTATAAAAACACTTACCTATAAATGCACAATTAATTATAGAAAGAAATATTTTGAAAAGATGAAAATATTGATTATATGGCGTAAAATAGAATTGAGTATAGATATAAAGGAGTTATCAGTAATGCATACGACTGAAGGGAAATTAGTAGTAGATACTGAAATAGAAGTCAATGGTTACGATATTGATGCGATGGGTATTGTGAGCAATATCGTCTTTATTAAATGGTTTGAAGACTTGCGTACTATTTTTATCAATCAATATATGAATTATTCTGAAATGATAACACGAGGTATTTCGCCTATATTAATGAAAACAGAAGTGGATTATAAAGTACCTGTGACGATACATGATCGTCCAAGAGCGCGTTGTTGGATGATAAAAGCAAGTAAAATGAAATGGATTTTCAAATTTGAAATCGCGACTAAGGATAACGTTCACTGTATTGGCTATCAAACGGGTGGCTTTTATGACTTAGAAAAGCAAAAGATAACAAAATTGCCACAAGTTTTCCAAGATATTTTAAATTAGAGTGGAAGTTGATTGACGAAATAGAACTGCATACCTTATGATATATACCAATTTCAAGACAAGAGGGTGTATGGTATGGTTGAGTCAATTCGTGATGTATCCCAATTTAAAACAATAATTAATACACAACCCTTAGTAGTGGTACATGTAATGAGGGAACAATGTGGTGTTTGTCATGCTGTTTTACCACAATTGAAAGATATATTAGATACGTCGTATCCAAAAGTGACATTGGCGACTATTAATCAAAATGAAGTACCCGAAATTGCAGGAGAGTTAACTATTTTTACAGTACCTGTTGATTTAATATTTATGAATGGTAAAGAAATGCATAGACAAGGTAGATTTATTGATATGCAGTTATTCGAAAAACAATTAGCTATCATGTATGACCAAATAGATGATTAAATAAGAAATGATGAAGGCACCTCAAATTGATGATTCAATTTGGGGCGTTTTTTATGGAAAAATCAATATCAATTTAACCCGAGTTGTTGGGGCATAGATATGATAAATGTTATGATAAAAAACGTGTGAAAATTTTAGATTATAGTATGATATGGCGTTAATCATTAATATTTAACTTGTTAAAAGAGGACGTTTCATACAAGTGGGACAGGCGTGATTTAAATAGATTGATGACACCATGTAAACTTTTCATCACCTATCAACATGTAAAGGCATTAGTTTTAAATATTTTTTATGTAATAAGGAGGCTCAAATGGAAAAACATTCTCGTAGTTATCATATTAAAAATACTATTTTTTGTTTGTTAGGTACATTGTTAATTGCACTTGGAGTTAACTGTTTTGTTATTCCTGGAAACTTAGGTGAAGGTGGCGCTATCGGTATGTCTTTAGTACTGAAGTATACACTTGGTTTATCACCGGCACTAACGTCTTTCGTTATCAATGCCTTTTTAATAGTTATCGGTTGGAAGTATTTAAGTAAAACAACAGCCATTTATACAGTCATTACAATTACTGCAAGTTCTATTTTCTTGGATTTAACAAAGTCTTTAAGTTTGGGGATCGATGAAAACTTTATTAATGCGGTATTTGCAGGAGTATTTATTGGCGTAGGTTCAGGTCTAGTCATTGCTTCTAGAAGTACGCTAGGTGGTACATCGGTTATTGCCCGTATTATTAGCAAATATTCCGAAGTAAAAACGTCTCAAGCGTTGTTTATTCTAGATGCACTTGTCGTATTATCATTCTTAATCGTATTACCCGTGACTAATGTGTTGTATACGATTGTGATGTTGTTTATTGTTGAAAAAGCAATGGCATTTGTCGTTGAAGGTTTCAATCCTAAAAAAGCGGTAACCGTTATTTCTGATCACAATAAAGAGATCAGTTCGGAAATATACCAAGCGACTGGCAGAGGTTCGACATTATTAGATGGTAAAGGTGCGTATCAACTTGATAATACCGATATATTATATGCTGTAGTATCTCAGACACAAATTGCTACAGTTAAAAAGATTGTCAATCGTTATGATGACCAAGCCTTTTTAGTTATCCATGACGTAAGAGACGTCTTAGGTAATGGCTTTATGAATATCAAATAATACAATGTGATGAGCGTTTATAAGACCAATCACGAGAAAGTGTTATATGATAGAAGTAAAGAATATAGGAGGTGCAAGTCATTGTTTAAAAAAGCACTTGCTGTAATTAGCTCAACTGTATTAGGAAGTATATTTTTTGCTAAAGTAAAAGAAAAAAGAAGTTACCGTAGTTTTGTACAGGAGAAAATGATGCGATTGAACGGCATGAAAAAGTCATTTGATAATGTTGAAGGTGCGAAAAAAGCACTTGAACGAACTAAAGATGAGACAGCAGGTAAATATGGCGGTACATCGTATGAATTTAAACATCATGTGAAGATAAAAGATTATTATGGCTCACTAGTTTATATTGTTAATGATCAAAGTGACCGTAAACAAAAAACGGTATTATATATACACGGTGGTGCTTGGTTTCAAGATCCATTACCGTATCACTTCGAATTTATCGATTTACTTGCAGAATCGTTAAATGCAAAAGTTGTAATGCCAATCTATCCGAAAGTACCACATAGAGATTATGTGACAACAGATATATTGTTACATCATTTATACCAACATTTACTTAATAAAGTTGATGATGCTAAACAAATTGTGATAATGGGTGATTCTGCTGGTGGTCAAATTGCTTTATCATTTGCACAATCGTTAAAAGAAAAGCAATTAACACAACCAGGACATATTGTACTTTTATCACCTGTATTAGATGCTACATTTAGTAATCCAGAAGCCAAGAAGTATGAGCAAGAAGACCCTATGTTAGGTATAGAAGGTAGTAAATATTTAGCTACATTATGGGCAGGCGATACGCCTTTAGAGGATTATAGAATCTCACCTATGAATGGGGATATAGAAGGTCTAGGTCACATTACGATTGTGATTGGTACCAAAGAAACATTGTATCCAGATGCACTCAAACTCTCTCATATGCTCAACGAAAAAGGCATTGCACATGACTTTATACAAGGCTATAATCTGTTTCATGTTTATCCTATTTTTCCGTTACCAGAACGCGAGCGTTTCTTAAAGCAACTTCAAGACATCATAAAAAAATAACCCTATGCTAAATTAAATTATTTTCGCTAGGGTTTGTTTGGAATATAACAGCGAATTCATTTATCAATATGTTTGATAATTTGAATTCGCTGTTTTGTTATCTATATGTTCATTTTGATGCTTACTCTTGTCATTTGTATCTACATTTTTATAATTTGTTGTTGTATATGAATGAGATTTTGATGAAGCTTCTTCATTTTTTAGAGAAGTATTGACGGCTTCATCGCTATTACGAGTTTTATTGTTGATCTTCGTATGATCTGTATCTAATACAGAATTAGTCATGTCTTTCCCTTGTAAACTCCCAATTAGAATGAATGATAAGTATAAAGTTGTCACAATTAAGATAATCGCCAAATAAATACCGATAGCGAATTTAACTGACTTTTCCATTCTTCTCCTCCTAAGGTCTGAGTAACTACACTCTTAATGTAACATTTAATTTTTAAGATAGTGTAAATTCCTAGTAAAAAATATATGACTTAATTAGACGTTGGCACAAATACGTCTAACTATGGATATTACTAATAATGTAAGTTTATCTGTTAAATCAGGAATCGCATCTTTACATTCCTTTACAAATTTTTAATCTTTGGTTAAAAGAATTAAAACTGAATCAACAACCAAATGATAGGCTACTACTAGTAAGTAGTAGATTAAGCATTTTTGACTAAGAATTTTAAGCTAATATTTAAAACATATTGACTTTTAATTAATGGTTTTTATAGACTTTATAGTGATGGAAACGTTTGAATAATTTGTATTTATCTAAATTTTATTTAAATGTAATTCTACATGTATTGTTCCATTCACAATTCAATATACATAGAAAAGAGAGGGATTACAGCGTGATTCTCATAATAGTATGTGTCGTGTTGATTCTATGGCTAGGCATTAAGGAGAAAAATCGCCATGCGAATCGACTTAAGAAAATCCCTATACGAATCAACATTAATGGTATTCGAGGTAAATCAACCATAACTCGAATGGCATATAGTGTGCTTAGAGAAGACCACTATAGAGTCATAGGGAAGACAACAGGAACTGACGCAAGAATGATGTACTGGTTTACCCAAAAAGAGTACCCAGTGATTAGAAAACCTCAAGGCGCCAACATTGGTGAGCAACGTGATATCATCCGTAAAGTTGTTAAACAAAAAGCGAATGCACTTGTTAACGAATGTATGGCTGTTAATCCAGATTATCAAATTACTTTCCAAAAGGACTTAGTTAAAGCGAATATTGGCGTTATTGTCAATGTTATGGAAGACCACATGGATGTGCTAGGTCCAACATTGCAGGATGTTGCCCAATCATTTACAGCAACGATTCCATATAAAGGTAAATTAGTTGTAATGAAAGATGAATTTACAGAATTTTTCGCTAAAGAAGCTAAAAAGCGTAAAACTGAATTAATCGTGGTGGACAAAGAGCAAATACCAGAGTCTTACTTAAGAAAGTTTGATTATTTAGTCTTTCCAGATAATGTAGCCATTGTGTTAGGCATTGCTCAAGCAGTAGGCATTGATAGTGAGACAGCCTTAGAAGGTATGTTAAATGCGCCAGCAGATCCAGGAGCAGTGAGGATTAAATACTTCCATGCTAATAATACTAAAAATGTATTTGTTAATGCATTTGCTGCCAACGAACCACAATCCACTAAGGCCATTTTAAATAAAGTGGAATCATACAATTATCCATATACGAAAAAAGTGGTCATTTTAAATTGTCGTTCTGACAGAATCGATAGAACACAACTATTTGTTGATAATTTCTTAGAAGATATTGATTACGATACGTTGATTTGTACCGGAAAAAGTACTCAGATGGTGTCAGATTTAATGCATCGTTTACCAGACAAGAGATATTTGAACTTTGAAGGACAAGATTTTACAGAAATTGAAAAAGCTATTATGAAAGAATCTGACAATGCACTTGTCTTTTGTGTAGGTAATATCCACGGCCCAGGTGGAAGAATAGCGGAATTCATAGAAGGGATAGAATAAAATGATAGGTTCAGAATTATATTTCTCCTTATTTGTAGGTGTCGTTCTCAGTCTTATTTTTGCTGAGAAATTTGGTATTAACCCTGCAGGACTGGTTGTACCAGGTTATTTAGCTTTAATTTTTGATCAACCCATCATGCTTTTATCAGTACTTATAATTAGTTGTTTAACATTCTTCATTGTAAATAACGGTATTAGTAAATGGGTTATTTTATATGGTAGAAGAAAGTTCGCAGCCATGATTCTAACAGGTATGGTATTGAAGTTTATATTTGATTTGATTTATCCATTGACCCCATTTGAAATGGTCGAAGTTTCCGGTATTGGGGTAGTAATTCCTGGTATCATCGCTAACACAATTCAAAAACAAGGTGTTGTAATAACATTATCATCTACAATGTTATTAACATGTATTACATATGTCATCTTGTTCTTATACAGTTTTATTAATTAATCAAGAACAAGGAGCGCGTAATAACAATGAAAAAGAAAAAACGATTAACGCCAAGCGAATGGTTGCTCAAACAATCTAAACGGCATAAGCGTAGAAATACATTGTATACAGCCATCGTCCTACT
The DNA window shown above is from Staphylococcus sp. M0911 and carries:
- the ptsG gene encoding glucose-specific PTS transporter subunit IIBC, with protein sequence MFKKLFGQLQRIGKALMLPVAILPAAGILLAFGNAMHNEQLVKIAPWLTNHVFVMISSIMEAAGQVIFDNLPLLFAVGTALGLAGGDGVAALAALVGYLIMNATMGKYLNITIDDIFSYAKGAKELSQAAKQPEYALVLGIPTLQTGVFGGIIMGAVAAWCYNKYYNITLPAFLGFFAGKRFVPIATSVAAIIVGIVLSWIWPPIQTGLNDLSNFLLTKNLVLTTFIFGVIERSLIPFGLHHIFYAPFWFEFGHYTNHAGELVRGDQRIWMAQLKDGVPFTAGTFTTGKYPFMMFGLPAAAFAIYKNARPERKKIVGGLMLSAGLTAFLTGITEPLEFSFLFVAPLLYAIHVVLAGSSFLIMHLLDVKIGMTFSGGFIDYVLFGLLNWDKTHALLVIPVGIVYAVVYYFLFDFAIRKFNLKTPGREDKEQEVRDSSVAKLPFDVLDAMGGKDNIKHLDACITRLRVEVNDKAKVDVPGLKALGASGVLEVGNNMQAIFGPKSDQIKHDMAKIMNGEITKPSETTVTEEDSEEPVHVEDIKESEIYAPGVGQIVPLSDVPDKVFSEKMMGDGVGFIPEKGEIVAPFDGTVKTIFPTKHAIGLESDTGIELLIHIGIDTVKLDGEGFESLVKADDKVTQGQPLMKVNLAYLKEHAPSVVTPLVITNLGDQTLTVEKTSSVEPSQRIMKVK
- a CDS encoding thioesterase family protein, translated to MHTTEGKLVVDTEIEVNGYDIDAMGIVSNIVFIKWFEDLRTIFINQYMNYSEMITRGISPILMKTEVDYKVPVTIHDRPRARCWMIKASKMKWIFKFEIATKDNVHCIGYQTGGFYDLEKQKITKLPQVFQDILN
- the pgsC gene encoding poly-gamma-glutamate biosynthesis protein PgsC, coding for MIGSELYFSLFVGVVLSLIFAEKFGINPAGLVVPGYLALIFDQPIMLLSVLIISCLTFFIVNNGISKWVILYGRRKFAAMILTGMVLKFIFDLIYPLTPFEMVEVSGIGVVIPGIIANTIQKQGVVITLSSTMLLTCITYVILFLYSFIN
- the pgsB gene encoding poly-gamma-glutamate synthase PgsB, coding for MILIIVCVVLILWLGIKEKNRHANRLKKIPIRININGIRGKSTITRMAYSVLREDHYRVIGKTTGTDARMMYWFTQKEYPVIRKPQGANIGEQRDIIRKVVKQKANALVNECMAVNPDYQITFQKDLVKANIGVIVNVMEDHMDVLGPTLQDVAQSFTATIPYKGKLVVMKDEFTEFFAKEAKKRKTELIVVDKEQIPESYLRKFDYLVFPDNVAIVLGIAQAVGIDSETALEGMLNAPADPGAVRIKYFHANNTKNVFVNAFAANEPQSTKAILNKVESYNYPYTKKVVILNCRSDRIDRTQLFVDNFLEDIDYDTLICTGKSTQMVSDLMHRLPDKRYLNFEGQDFTEIEKAIMKESDNALVFCVGNIHGPGGRIAEFIEGIE
- a CDS encoding thioredoxin family protein, which translates into the protein MVESIRDVSQFKTIINTQPLVVVHVMREQCGVCHAVLPQLKDILDTSYPKVTLATINQNEVPEIAGELTIFTVPVDLIFMNGKEMHRQGRFIDMQLFEKQLAIMYDQIDD
- a CDS encoding alpha/beta hydrolase, giving the protein MFKKALAVISSTVLGSIFFAKVKEKRSYRSFVQEKMMRLNGMKKSFDNVEGAKKALERTKDETAGKYGGTSYEFKHHVKIKDYYGSLVYIVNDQSDRKQKTVLYIHGGAWFQDPLPYHFEFIDLLAESLNAKVVMPIYPKVPHRDYVTTDILLHHLYQHLLNKVDDAKQIVIMGDSAGGQIALSFAQSLKEKQLTQPGHIVLLSPVLDATFSNPEAKKYEQEDPMLGIEGSKYLATLWAGDTPLEDYRISPMNGDIEGLGHITIVIGTKETLYPDALKLSHMLNEKGIAHDFIQGYNLFHVYPIFPLPERERFLKQLQDIIKK
- a CDS encoding type II CAAX endopeptidase family protein codes for the protein MIDSKMNKKDNVRHNGNKMMNIFIIIVLTIVIQIPAAMSIIALPFSLKLNDWYTIALSMLILGLALFIVWAIRSYYLFRTYENQYLKMTMKDVLKNITFFILAIICSITSNALMFIFIGDSGTKNEKMIDESLDSLMDKSHLPHLSIVLVTILCLCFIGPYLEELVFRGIFKETLFMKSRFWLPLIISSVVFSSQHLSTNIFSFGLYFLMGCVLYVAYDRRRNIKDSMMVHMLNNSITTIPLFLVYLYIYFK
- a CDS encoding YitT family protein yields the protein MEKHSRSYHIKNTIFCLLGTLLIALGVNCFVIPGNLGEGGAIGMSLVLKYTLGLSPALTSFVINAFLIVIGWKYLSKTTAIYTVITITASSIFLDLTKSLSLGIDENFINAVFAGVFIGVGSGLVIASRSTLGGTSVIARIISKYSEVKTSQALFILDALVVLSFLIVLPVTNVLYTIVMLFIVEKAMAFVVEGFNPKKAVTVISDHNKEISSEIYQATGRGSTLLDGKGAYQLDNTDILYAVVSQTQIATVKKIVNRYDDQAFLVIHDVRDVLGNGFMNIK